Genomic window (Nymphaea colorata isolate Beijing-Zhang1983 chromosome 1, ASM883128v2, whole genome shotgun sequence):
ACAGCCATCGCAAATCAATAGTATCAGCCAATAAGCCAAAGGTATGAAAACTGAGACTGACAGCACTGAGTTTTTCTATTGCTAGAGAGGCAGTAGGGGTTCCTAAGAACAACTAAAACTGGATATTACAAGCCAACACTTCTTTTGTCCTTTGCCGACACATCCAAGAATCTCAATAGTTTTCCTTAGGAACGaatcgagaaaaaaaaactaagggaCCATTTGGATGACATCCAAAATCAGGTTAAAAAACTAGTTTGAGCCCATAAACCAGGCCTAATTCTTTTGTCCTTGGTCCAACACGTCCAAAGATCTCAATAGTTTTCCTTATAATTGAATTGTGGAAAGAAAACCATTTCAGGTCTGAACCCAGAGTTACATCTTCTAGATTTAGTTTGTTCTCAAAAGGCCTGGTTATCACGGCTCATCCTGGGTTTTTCTTTCAGGAGCAGACCTATTATATGGTAGGAAAGCTGGCCAGATTGCGATAAACAGAactttcttttaagaaaaaaaaaaaaaaaaccgaaacAACAGGGTCCACTACTGTGTGTAAGCAACCATTTGGACCATGTTGGTCTGTGGTTAGAACTTCCTGAGATTTGAGCATGAGCAAATGCCCACAAAAAGACTGGCCCAAAAAATTAGCAGGTTTAGATTCAACTTGTAGGCCAGATCAATCAATCTTCACTACCTTGAGATCTAGCAATTTCTAAAGGAAAAGCGAAACGACCTTTATCATTAATAAGAAGGATATAATCAGCAAATCTCATTTCTTTGTCTAACAAATACAACGTTTGATACAGAGTTTCCGTTTCGGGGTGTGATTTGTCCCCAGCAACAAAGGCATGTGATTTACCTCCTATATGAATCCAACTGCAACCTGGATTCTTTCTCAACCCATTTATTCTCATGATATTCCTGATCTTTGTCGCGTCATGCCATCGATCAGAAGCTGCATACAtgtttgacagaactatgtAGTTCCCTGAATTGCTTGGTTCTAATTCAAGTAGAATTTTGAACAGGGCTTCACCAATTTCAGCATCATTCTGGTCTCTACATGCagcaagtaatgacccaataatCGGGCCATCAATTTCATTCAAAATAGAAGAAATATACGGAAgcgattcatatatttttttcctgcGAGATAGAATGTCTACCACGCATCCAAAGTGCTCTATTCTAGGTTGAATATTGTGAATCGAGCTCATTTCCTTGAAGATTCTCTGACCTTCATCCAAAAACCCAGCATGACTGCATGCAGACAAGATGCTAGTGAAAGTTATGGCATCTGGTTTGATTCCTTGTAGCTGCATTTGGTTGAACAGAGAAAGAGCTTCGACAGCTTTCCCATGCAGCGCGTAGCCAGATATCATTGCATTATATAAAGGCAAGTCATTAACTGAACTCAcatcaaaaacttttcttgctAGATTCACGCTCCCACATTTAGCATACATGTCCACAAGAGACGTCATAATCCAGGGAGATACTGCTAGGCCGTGTCTAGctatatatgcatgaatttgCTTTCCAGGCTGTAGAAGCGATAATGCTGTTGCAGCCATCAGCAATCCGACAATAACCATAGCATTTGGTTTCAGTCCAGCCGCTTGCATCTTCTCAAAGTGATCAAAGGCATCAGATCCATGTCCATTTTGAGCTAAGCCAGAGATCAGTGTAGTCCACGTAACTGAATTTGGCGCAGTACCAGTAGATTGCATCTGCATGAAGAAATCTTTCGCCTCTGTTACCTGTCCATTCCTCAGGAATCCCAAAATTACTGCATTCCATGATACGACGTTAGGCAGCAAACCAGCTAGCTGCATCTGGTAGAAGAGTTTAAGAGCTTCTCCACTGCATCCAGATTCACTATAAGCTGCCATTAATGTATTCCATAATACAACATCTCTCTGCATGGTGCAATCAAAAGCCTTTCTAGCATCCTCGATCCGCCTGCATTTTCCATACATGTCAATAATGCTGCTCGCAACAAACACATCTAATTCAAGGTTGTTTCTGATACAGTAACCATGACCTTCAAGTCCATGACGCAAATCACCACAATCTGCACATGCAGAGAGAATAGAAGCTAATGTAACTGAATCAGGCCGAAAGTTCTCGAGCTGCATTCTGCGGCACAAGTCAAGAGCATCTTCAATATGCCCATCTTGTATGTACCCAGAGATCAGCAAATTCCAAACAACAACATCCCTCTCGAGCATTAGATCAAAAACCAGCTCGGCGTCTACTATAGAGGAGCACTTTGCATAAAAATTTACAAGACCACTGCCCAGAATGCTATCCAATGGAAGGCCCAAGCGCACTGCAATAGCATGACCCTGTTTACCCTCACTTAATGATGCTAAATTTGCTGAAGCCGAAAGAAAACTTGCAATGGTAACTCGTGACGGCTCCACATCGCTCTCAACCCTCATCTGATAGAACAACCTCAAGGCCTCTTCATTCTCACCATTCTGGAAATAACCAACAAGCATGGAATTCCAAGCGACTGCATTTTTCTCGGGAATTTCATCAAACACTAGGCGTGCACACCCCAACTCTCCACACTTCCCGTACATATCGACCAAACTACTGGCAACAAACACACATGACCCATAACCAAGTTTCACAATGTACCCATGAATCAACCTCCCACACTGTAGAGACTGCAAGGAAGAGCAAGCTTTCAGAGCATTCGGAATCACAAAATTGTCGGGCAAAACGCCACTATCAAGCATACCGGAGAAACTCAACAAGCATTCCTCATTCAAACCTTTTCTAACGTAGAAACCAATCATGGCAGCCCAGGAGAACACGTTCTTCGACGGCAATGAACTAAACAAGTAATCGGCCGCAACACGCACGTCACACTTTGCGTAGAAGATTACAAGCTTTGTGTGCAAGAACTCGTTCTCTGAAAACGACGCCCCGTTTTTGATAATTTGGGCGTGGATTTGCTTACCCCCAAACAAAGATCTCTGGTACACGAACCCCTGCAATATCTCCCCGTAGATATCGTGACCAGTCTGAATCCCATCTTCTTTCATTTGGTTGAAGATGGAAATGGCGTCCCCGAGACGACCATCCTCGCATAGTTTGGAAATTTGGTCCACACAGCCAGAGTAGTAGCCACTGGCGCTTAGGTTGTCGGTCTTGGTTTCTGCCGACTTGGAGACTGTGAGGGAAGAAGATGACGAGGAAGGTAAAATTGGGAATGCTGTTGCAGAAGATGATGGGTGAGGCTGCCGTTTTGTGGGGAAAATTTGGAAGGATGGGAGGATGAAGGAGGAGGCCATGAGAGTCGATGAGGGACGGAACACGGGATGAAGGTCAGTGCTCCTCACAACAAAATGACGGGGCCTGGAAGCACGCTTCCCAGTAGCATTGCAGCCATTGCTCGGAAGCGAACCATGGCCACCAAATGCCAGCCATACTGCAAAAGGATAAACATTCACCTGTTTAACTCAAATTGGCAAGATTCAACACTTAGGTAATCTGATCAGATGATTACCAGATCTCCAATAGACTTCAGTTTGAATATCACACACGCTCTTCAAAATCGGATGGGAGGTCGACAGTATCTGATCCAGTTACATAATTTCTTCTGCCGTATTGTTGCTTTAATCATTTCCAAAATTCTGGCCGCTAAAGGAGACAAAGCGTCGTATgtcactttttctttcattattttcaaaatactagtaaaaattaaaaagcagGAAAGCAAAATAAGGATCACGAATCTACCATTCATCATAGAAGAAATAAGAATATCAATTTACTtccaatatttatttgtttattgagattatatatataaaaaaactataCCAACTAGAAAGCATTAGCTTTTAGAGAAATAAATTGCATTCCTACAGAGAATTGCAATCTGGTGGCCTTCCTCCTCATTGAATATCCTGTTGGTTTTTAAAGGAAGCAACAgcaagctgagctcgagctcagtcAGCTGGACTTGATATGATTCCTACATTCCTTGGCTTGAGCTGGACAAagtcagctcaagcttgacttgatAGATAGAGTCCCTTGAGTTCCAGTCGGTTCCTTGCGTTATACTCGTTTTATAAGTTCTTTTACCAACTCCCTATTGAACTTGATctctttcatttaaaaattatatatatatatatatatatatattgaacttATTCGAGTTTAATCAATGCACTAAACTCATTTATAAGCAGGGGCAAAGGGAAGGGTGGGGATTGGTTGGGGCCATAGcctcctgaaaaaaaaaattatgcatatatttttaacttgatgtatgtaaattttttgaAGATTATTATTCGGTTTcttatacaaattttgaaaatactattcAGGTccctccttaaaaaaaaaaatctcgctCTACCCTTGTTTATAAGGTCAAGTTTTTAGTTAAGCTTGAGTTCTACTCGTTTACAAATGAGTTGAGCGCAAGCTTAACTGAGAGattttgagtcgagctcgaattgGTTTGACTCTTGTAAAATCCTGACAAGACAACCTTGAAAGTGATTCCAACACTGGGGTAGTTGAGATCAACAAATTGTAATTGGAATGGAGAAAGAAATTAGCATTTGTTCCCTGGACTCTCCTCCATGCAGCTGGACTCGCCTTCCCCTTCATTTTAGATTCGGACTTGACCAGATTGGTCACAGATTTAGCTTTTCTGAAACCAAATCCAAGTTTGATGAGGTAACCGATGATATTGACGTGCACAGGGGATCGAAATCTCGTTAACAGCACATGAACTAAAATCTAGATAGCAAGAGACGCCTTTCTCTTTACCAATGCAATGAATGGAGAAAGCTTACagttccttctccttccataCAGTGGTGAATCCACATATAGGTTGGtgtggacagttgcccacaccagctttttaattttttattttatttttatattaagatcgtttaatatttattttgttatacatgtaagtacCCTTTCAAGTATGAAAACTTGTAAATCAGTGCTcctcttaaaaaaatttctggctccgccactactTCCATAGCATCACAGTGTTGTGTCTATGGGTCCAGTCGCGAGAGCTATTGCTGAAGCAGTGTTTTGATAGGAGCAGTGGAAATACCCACTACCAGTTTGAATGTTGGATCCAACAGGTGGATTCTTTAGACTCAGTTCTATAACGTGACTTGCTTTGATGTTTTGTATTTCAATCGAACAAGAAAGTTTTAGTCCATTAACTCATTCAGAAAGTTGGTTTATATATGTGTTGCGACTTTAGTCATCactctatatgtgtgtgtatgcatacaCATGCATCCGAGCCAGAGAAATTATAACATTTTCTCGATCATTGGGAGTTTTATGCCGAAGGTGGTTTCCCGTGAGTAAACACCAAAATGGAAGGTTGAttgtttcattttatattttcagcCTTTGTTGCATATGGATGCTGTCTGTGAATGTTTTCCGACATTCCACACGCTCATTTGTTGGAACAAGTCTCTTTTGAAGACTAGATCTTGTCATCATGGGTCTTTGTTATTAATGCTCTAATTATTGTTTGTGCGCATAATTAACAcatgaatcaataaaataattaaaaaaaatttgttttttaatctcAATGAGTATGTATGTGTAGTCAAATTTGGCTTCATATTGCCCAGGGTCTCTTTGGTGCACAAAATGATTTCAATGAACACATTTCTTCATGAATCTTTCTTAAACAAAGAGAATGTCTACTGCAGACGAGTCTTCGTGATGGAAGCTGGTACTGAACGCCTCTGTTTTGTCATGGATCTTTCATCTATTTAATATAAGTTGGGCAACgaattcaatttctttgtgCTATTTTCTAGTCAAATATTTAGGGCTTGAAAGAGCCGTCACAAGTATGACCACTGAATTGTGAAGggtgaacattttttttttttgacaatgttttcttggtttcaaatgattcttcacGAAGAACTAGAACAAAGCTGTCATTTATTTACCTGACCCAAGGAAACACTTTTCTCAGGAAACAATTTCATGGGAACAGTGTGAACAAACATTCATACCAATGGATGCAATTACTAATGGTTTCTTCTGCTAATTATATGATTCAAAGAgcattaatattttatatatttacacTTTGAATTTAAGTTAATGCTAAAGGATTACGACTATGTTGATCCGTTTGAATCTTATGATGCAGAATGGACCATATATGTTGAGGGATGCGCCAGTTTGAATCCTATGACGCGGAACCAACCATACTATGACTGATGAATACACAGATTAAGACTAGTAACCCACAAATTATTAATTACTGAAAACCAGCCAGCGCGTCTGTAAGGCTCCGTTTGATAAACATAGATTTTGCTGTGCATCGAGAGAAACTTGCCGTTTTTGTATGACTTTTCGCtttcaaatcaaacacaagaaaaattacCCTGCTGAAATAGAAAGGTCAGCTAATTTTACCttgcaaaaaagacaaaagtcgAACCCTGTGAGGTCCCACTTTTTACCATGAATTTTTTCCATGATAAATTTATCATTCCTTTTTATCTGCCATTAAACGAGGCCTAAGGAACCTCAGTGTGTTGAGTGGGAGGGGAAGATATACCTCAAATAAGCCGAAGCCAAAGTCTCCCCCTTTCTCCCTCCGCTCCAAATATACCAGTGCACCCGTGGTTTCCAATTCAATCGTCATTGTTGCCAAAAAGTTGAACTTTGGAAGGCGGCACCCAATTGGTCAAGTCCCCTCCTTCgacggaaaagaaaaagggaatatGGTTGCGCGGACTTTCTTGAATAGTAGAAGTGGTATCGTTCAAGAACGGATTATCTCAGATCAAAGAGCGTTCACTAGATCCTCAGAAACAATTAGAAAAATTGTTGACCGTTTAAAAGGAATGATGGGCTTGAGTCTTTAGCTGGAACAAGAGAGACTGTTGATAGGAAAACACTTGCGTTGCTAACCATCGAGTCTTTTATTTTTGAACGTTCAAATGCTAAATTATGTAAGACTTTGGACTTTGTAACTCACCCCCACGATTTCTGATCTATTTGTTTTACTTTCCAAGGTAATCTCTCTTGCACGTCCTCCTGACGcgtttgtgtatatatatatatatatatatatatatatatatatatatatatatatatatgtatgtatgtatgtatctgGTTCTGCAACACTGTAAGGTGGGTGAGTTCCTCTTGTATGACGAGCTCTAGAACCATAAAAGTACTCCCACACATTAATGCTACTTGCCATCAAATTACCCAAACGTTAATGTGTAAGCTACGCATTTGCTACCAAAGAAAAATACAAGTTTGTTGAGGTGGAAATCACAGGAGTACGTCGCATGGATTTGATTAAGCAGATACATATTCCGCACGCCTTGCTTGTTGAAGGATAGTCGTTACATCATTTTTTATGCTTCCAAATTTCAGATTATCAAAGTTTGTGCACTAATAGCGGTGCTGCTGTTGTTTGTTCAAGTATCTTAGGGAACCAGTTTATCTCTTAAGCGTCTGTCAAATAAGCCAGCTTGACCACAGTTGTACGGTAtacaatgaaaaaatatgaaaaaataaacactTCTGCCATTTCTTTGTACATTTATTACAACTCAATATTTTGACATAATCAAATGTGCTTTTATTCTTTTACATATATGAGGAAATGAATTCCCTAGGCTGCATAACTTTTCCTGTCAACGCTAGCAATGTGGATGGAAGGCTATTCCTACAAAATACACCCTCATTTAAGTGCCTTTATCAACTGCCTAAgcaatttattttcaattaccTGCATCCAAGAGATACTATCTTCTCTCAAAGTTGAAGGCCTTAATTgcaaatgcaaaaacaaaagcaaaaagaaccGCAAATCCTACAACCATTATGGAAACCACATCCAAGAAGTCATGATGGAATCCAAAATAGGATCGTATAAATTCCTCCACTGTCGTAGTTGCTGCTGCAGAGCTGGTCACTTCAAGATTTGACTTTAAATCACCAAATTGTGAAGTAACTAAACCATTCAACGTCCAGGCAACAGGGCATGCCCAGTAGTACCATCTCCACCACACTGGCATACTCTGAAAAGGATAGAGGCATGTAAATCATTGGTGCCATTCTCAAAATCTCCAACAATAAATAACAGCGTAGATGATCACATACCGGACGTGGAATCACAAATCCAGAGAAGACATTCCAAATTGCATAAAATGCAGAAGAGATAATGGAGGCAATGTGATGATTTGGAGTAACCGCAACTGCCATCATCCCATAAAATGTGAAGTACAGGAAGGTGAAGTACATGAAGAATATATACCAGAAGAACTTGGCAGCAGTCCACTCGAAGCCTATCATAGCATATACTATAACTCCATAGACCAGCGCCTGAATCAAAACGTATGGCAGTTCAATAGCAACCTGTGCACATGTAAACATCCTGATTAGCTCTCAGAAATTCAGGTCTTTAGACTAGTTACCACTCAGTTACGAAAAAACAGCAACTTTCGTTAATTGTTTGTATGTAGAAGCTATGTGTATTAATAAGCATCTTCACCAGTGCGTAGCACACCTGTCCAAATGCATATGGCAATGCAGAATACATTCCAGCAGCCCTTTCCCTATAGAAGACGGTTCTTTCAATGGCTACAACTGGCTGAACAGATGATGCATTGTTTACACCAATAAACAGAACAGCGGCATACATGGAGCCCATTGCGTTGAGCAAATCCTGTTGCTTACTCCTGTGAAAGATACTAAAAATGAGAATTCATATCCCCAGAATTTCTCTCACCCTCTgtccttatatatatgtatgtgtgtgtgtatattaaAACAATTTGATACCTTTTCATGCCAAGATTCCAGAAAATGGCCCCAAACATCAAGGCTGTGAAGGTTGTGAAGAAGAAACGTGTAGCTGTATATGGAGGGTTGCGCCAGTAAGACCAGTGTTGTTTCCACAGACATGCCATGCACTGAGTGATGAAGGACTGAGAGTGCTTTGTTGGAAAGTAAAGATCATTAGAGCCAGGTGGAGGTGAACTGAGCTCTTGTATCAAAACCCTATTTCTCCTGCAGCCATCAGcacatataaattataaattcaTGAAAACCTTGGGCATTGCTAAATATGATCCGACTTGTCTCTTCAACATGTTTCTTCATTACAGCAAACTAATCCTGTCATATAGAAATATTAAGAAGAAAACTGGTTAAAATATACTCACTGATACAGATCGGAGTTTTTGTAGATCTCAGCAAAGTCTACACCAAGAATGTCCTCTTGTGCCTCAGAGGTCACTTCTAGCATCCACGTTGCTGGATTGTACCTTTCTTTTATCCTGCTTACTCCTTCGATGCCCTACAGTGTATCACCACATTACTTAACCTTGACACGAGCGCCAAACTAAACTTGCATGTGGAAAATAGCTTTCCTTACCTCAAAATAGGAAATTAAGTGACAAGAATTCTGGCCCAATGGTCCAGCGTAGATCTCCTGACCACCTCGCTTCATAAGGAAGAGCTGAAATGAAGAGAATATGTTATCCCACAAAGAAGCAAGTAAAATCCACGTAGTTCCAATAGGAAAGTAAAATATACCTAGTTACATCATGTGATTAAAAAGGAGAATCTCTAAGCCTAATGCTTTAGCATTATTATAAGTTTCAATAGGTATGCATTATGGTTTTACAAAGTCATTTACCAACATCTCACCTCATCAAATGCTTCAAATATGTCAATACTGGGTTGATGAATTGTGCAAACAACTGTCCTCCCTGTGTCCACTGTATTTCTGACGGTTCGCATGACAATTGCTGCAGCTCTGGCATCGAGGCCAGAGGTTGGTTCATCCATGAATATTATGGAGGGATTAGCAACTAGCTCAACTGCAATTGTCAATCGTTTACGTTGCTCAGTTGAGAGTCCATTGACACCTGGCAACCCCACAAGGGATTCCCTTAATGACGTCAACTCCACAAGTTCCATGACCTCCTCGACAAATAGCTGCATATATTGATCCTTGCAATAAGAAAGCCTACCCTACGGATAGGTGTTAAGGAAGTGAAGaccattcattataaatgtgatTCAGCACTAACCTTTCTCGTAGCAGAACTGACTTCAGGAGGTAAACGAAGCCAAGCAGAGTAGACAAGTGACTCATATACAGTGACATGGGGAGAATGGATGTCATTTTGTTCACAGTAACCCGAAACACGTGCGAAGGTTTCCTGTTTCTTTGGATAACCTGATATTTTGATACTTCCGGTGATATATCCACCAGTCTTTCTTCCTGCTAACACATCCATTAAAGTAGTTTTGCCAGCTCCGCTTACACCCATCAAGGCTGTTAATACTCCAGGCCTGAAAGTCCCACTTATACCCTTCAGCAGCTCTAATTTGTCCTCAGCAACACCTCGAGCTTTCATTTCCTAGACAACTCAGATCTTGTTTAGAAAGCGGACATCTGATGATATAAAgaggggttttttttttttttttttttgcgggggggggggggtcggaggatagagagagagaaagggaaaataatattttatgtttacCTGTGGCATGTCCACTGAATATCTGATGTCATCAAAGGTTATGCATAGGGGTGTAAATGGAAGGACCATTCCTTTCTTTTCGTTATGGACAGGTTCAGCAACTGATTCTGATCGAGCTGGAAGACAGGCACAAcaaatttatatgtattgatAGGGTGGTTCAGATGATACAGTTAAGAATCAGCATCTGGGGTTTGTCTGAGTAAGATTACCTTCTGTAGTCCTTCTTCCTCTTGAGGATAATTCTGATTTTACATTTTCTCCAGTCACATTAGCATGCTTCTCCTTCAATGCTTCTTCAGATATAACGGCCTGTGATTTTCCAAAAGCTGCAAGTGCATAGCCACCATTTCAGAGTAACATTAAGATCACATACACCAAGATGTATAGATTATAAAACTTACGTTCAAGATAAGCAAGAGCAGCACTAAAGAGGCCATTGAAGAGCAAAGTGTATCCGAACAGTGCACCAACTCCAATCCAGTACCAATACCCTCGACTAAACATTCCACGTGCTTTCAGGACTGCTTCACCCAATGACATAGTTGAATTTGGTAGgacctaaaaaaataaatcaatgatCAGCAATAATTTTGAGTTCTGCATAAAATCTTTCTAATTAGGTCAAAACTTACTTGGTGCCAACTGTTCCCAAGGAATTCATTCACAGAAACGGCAGTCTGTCCATACATAAGTGGTGAAATCCAGTAGCCCCAGATCCACCATTTCTTAATGTTATCTGTTGCAGTGGAAGAAGATACAGTCACCAACTAGGTCTAATACTAATTCTCATTcatcaagaaaagaaacatttaTATTCCATAGtttgaggaaagaaagaaacacaatCAGGTAAGCTTACCCCGTGACAGTATGAATCCACCAAGAACAATTATCACAAGCAATGCGAACGAACCAAATGTGTTTGCAACAATCAGGTCCCGGCCCAAGGAAGCAATTAAACGGAAAAGCCCAGATGACATTTGGTTGATTGCTAGAAGCAGAAGCAACTGCCTGAACATTCTGTAAGTACAACATAGAATGGTGCTTTGTATTAGTCCGATTCCACATTTCAGTTGCACAAGATTTCCACTTAAAAAAGCAACTTATTTGGCTACTTCCATTTTGTCTATACAGGTTGTCTTGTATATATGAAGAAAACTTGTAATAGATCATGATACGGCCATAATGAAAGAAAAGCTTCACATAGTAACTAATAACTCACCTTCCAGCACTTGGATCAAAACCCACCACATAGTAAGTTAAAAACACCCATATACAGGCCTCAGCAACTGATATTGGAATTTTAGTAATC
Coding sequences:
- the LOC116246084 gene encoding pentatricopeptide repeat-containing protein At5g55740, chloroplastic; its protein translation is MASSFILPSFQIFPTKRQPHPSSSATAFPILPSSSSSSLTVSKSAETKTDNLSASGYYSGCVDQISKLCEDGRLGDAISIFNQMKEDGIQTGHDIYGEILQGFVYQRSLFGGKQIHAQIIKNGASFSENEFLHTKLVIFYAKCDVRVAADYLFSSLPSKNVFSWAAMIGFYVRKGLNEECLLSFSGMLDSGVLPDNFVIPNALKACSSLQSLQCGRLIHGYIVKLGYGSCVFVASSLVDMYGKCGELGCARLVFDEIPEKNAVAWNSMLVGYFQNGENEEALRLFYQMRVESDVEPSRVTIASFLSASANLASLSEGKQGHAIAVRLGLPLDSILGSGLVNFYAKCSSIVDAELVFDLMLERDVVVWNLLISGYIQDGHIEDALDLCRRMQLENFRPDSVTLASILSACADCGDLRHGLEGHGYCIRNNLELDVFVASSIIDMYGKCRRIEDARKAFDCTMQRDVVLWNTLMAAYSESGCSGEALKLFYQMQLAGLLPNVVSWNAVILGFLRNGQVTEAKDFFMQMQSTGTAPNSVTWTTLISGLAQNGHGSDAFDHFEKMQAAGLKPNAMVIVGLLMAATALSLLQPGKQIHAYIARHGLAVSPWIMTSLVDMYAKCGSVNLARKVFDVSSVNDLPLYNAMISGYALHGKAVEALSLFNQMQLQGIKPDAITFTSILSACSHAGFLDEGQRIFKEMSSIHNIQPRIEHFGCVVDILSRRKKIYESLPYISSILNEIDGPIIGSLLAACRDQNDAEIGEALFKILLELEPSNSGNYIVLSNMYAASDRWHDATKIRNIMRINGLRKNPGCSWIHIGGKSHAFVAGDKSHPETETLYQTLYLLDKEMRFADYILLINDKGRFAFPLEIARSQGSED
- the LOC116246412 gene encoding pleiotropic drug resistance protein 1-like → METGGDIYRAGSFRRNGSSSIWRNSGDDAFSRSSRDGEDDEEALRWAALEKLPTYDRIRRGILSGVAGGVAEVDIRKLGFVERESLLDRLVRTAEEDNEKFLLRLKERVDRVGIDIPQIEVRFENLNVDAGVYVGSRGLPTLLNFVVNMLEGALSFLHVLPKNKKPLSILHNVSGIMKPKRMTLVLGPPSSGKTTLLLALAGRLDSSLKTSGRITYNGHGMKEFVPQRTSAYISQHDLHIGEMTVRETLAFSARCQGVGSRYDLLEELSRREKAANIKPDPDLDVFMKAMSLEGQKASAVTDYILKILGLDICADTMVGNEMFRGISGGQKKRVTTGEMLVGPARALFMDEISTGLDSSTTYQIVDSIRQFVHIIGATVAISLLQPAPETYDLFDDIILLSDGHIVYHGPREHVLEFFESMGFRCPERKGVADFLQEVTSRNDQRQYWMHEEETYRFVPVKEFSEAFHSFHIGQKLDAELSTPFDKSKSHPAALTNSKYGVSKLELLKACFSRELLLMKRNSFVYVFKMTQLIVIAFITMTLFLRTEMHRNTINDGGIYLGALFFGLITIMFNGFAELSMTIAKLPVFYKQRDLFFYPAWTYAIPAWITKIPISVAEACIWVFLTYYVVGFDPSAGRMFRQLLLLLAINQMSSGLFRLIASLGRDLIVANTFGSFALLVIIVLGGFILSRDNIKKWWIWGYWISPLMYGQTAVSVNEFLGNSWHQVLPNSTMSLGEAVLKARGMFSRGYWYWIGVGALFGYTLLFNGLFSAALAYLEPFGKSQAVISEEALKEKHANVTGENVKSELSSRGRRTTEARSESVAEPVHNEKKGMVLPFTPLCITFDDIRYSVDMPQEMKARGVAEDKLELLKGISGTFRPGVLTALMGVSGAGKTTLMDVLAGRKTGGYITGSIKISGYPKKQETFARVSGYCEQNDIHSPHVTVYESLVYSAWLRLPPEVSSATRKLFVEEVMELVELTSLRESLVGLPGVNGLSTEQRKRLTIAVELVANPSIIFMDEPTSGLDARAAAIVMRTVRNTVDTGRTVVCTIHQPSIDIFEAFDELFLMKRGGQEIYAGPLGQNSCHLISYFEGIEGVSRIKERYNPATWMLEVTSEAQEDILGVDFAEIYKNSDLYQRNRVLIQELSSPPPGSNDLYFPTKHSQSFITQCMACLWKQHWSYWRNPPYTATRFFFTTFTALMFGAIFWNLGMKRSKQQDLLNAMGSMYAAVLFIGVNNASSVQPVVAIERTVFYRERAAGMYSALPYAFGQVAIELPYVLIQALVYGVIVYAMIGFEWTAAKFFWYIFFMYFTFLYFTFYGMMAVAVTPNHHIASIISSAFYAIWNVFSGFVIPRPSMPVWWRWYYWACPVAWTLNGLVTSQFGDLKSNLEVTSSAAATTTVEEFIRSYFGFHHDFLDVVSIMVVGFAVLFAFVFAFAIKAFNFERR